The genome window CCGCTCATGAAACGCACCGGCTACAAGGCCGAATTTGCCGGAGCCGTTGAGGCCGTGGCCTCCACCGGCGGGCAGTTCGCCCCGCCCATCATGGGCGCGGTCGGCTTCATCATGGCGGAATTTCTCGGGGTTCCGTACACCACGGTCATGCTGGCGGCCGCCATCCCGGCCTTTTTGTACTATCTCGCGCTCATCATGGCCGTGCATTTTGAAGCGAAAAAACTCGGCCTGAAGGGACTCTCCAAAGAAAACATCCCGGACGCCATGCTGGTCATCCGCGAGCGCGGGCATCTCATCATCCCGCTCGTCGTGCTGATGGCGGTGCTGTTCCTCGGCTACACGCCGCTGTACGCCGCCAGCATTTCCATTGCCAGCACGGTCGTTGCGTCCTGGCTTTCCCCCAGGACCCGGATGAGCCTTTCCTCCATCATCAAAGCGTTGGACGAGGGCGCGCGCGGGGCTGTCGGCGTGGGCGCGGCCTGCGTCATCATCGGGGTCATCATCGGCACTGTTTCCCTCACAAGCCTGGGGCTGACCTTCGGCTACGAGGTCTTGAAGTTCGTCAAGGAAGGCCAGCTCTACCTCGGCGGGGTCTTCGTCATGCTCATGAGCGTGGTGCTGGGCATGGGCGTCCCGGGCGTGGCCGCCTACGTCATCGTCGCGGCCGTGGCCGTGCCGGTTCTGATAAACGTCGGGGCGTCTCCCCTGGCGGCGCACATGTTTTGTCTTTTTTACGCCTGTTTGTCGAACATCACCCCGCCCGTGGCCATGTCTTCCTATGTCGCGGCCGGGATAGCGCGGTCCAACCAGACAAAGACCTCCCTCATCGCGGTACGGCTCGGGCTGGCCGGGTTTATCCTGCCCTTTTTCTTTCTGGACAATCCCCTGCTGTTGTACGATTCTACGCATGGCGCCCTGCGCACAGTCTGGGCCATCATCTCCGCGTCCATCGGCATGGGGGCTCTGGCCGCCGCGCTTGAGGGCTGGCTCTGGGGGCGATGCAACCCGGTGATGCGCCTCTTCCTTTTCATCACCGCCGGCCTTGCCGTCCATCCGGGCCTGTTGTCCGACGCCGTGGGGCTGGCCCTTTTCGTTCTTGTGTTTTTCTGGAGCCGCGCGGTCAACCGCGACCGCCCGGCGGAAGATTCGTAACGCACTTTGCACTATCCAGGAGAGAACTGTATGAAACGCCGGATTCTTTCACTCGCCCTTGCGCTTCTCATGGCGGCGGCAGCGCCCGCGGCCCTGGCGGCGAACAAAATCAACCTCAGTTTCCCGACGGCGGCCACCACCGGCGCGCTCTACCCCCTCGGCGCCGGGATCGCCAACCTCTGGAACACCAAACTGGACACCGTCAACGCCCGCGTGCAGGCTTCCAACGGCGGCATCCAAAACCTGAACCTGCTCAAGTCCAAGGACGCCCAGGTTTCCTTCGCGGTTTCGAGCATTACGTACGAAGCCCTGCACGGCCTGCGCGGCTTCAAGGACCGCGAGTACAAGGACGTGCGCGTCCTGGCGGGCCTGTATTACAACCCCAACCAGGTCGTTGCCCGCGGCGAGGCGGATGTGAACGCCCTCGCGGACTTCAAGGGCAAGCGTTTCGCTCCCGGCGCCGCAGGCGGCACCACGGAAGTGGAATCCCGGGTGCACTTCACCGCCGCCGGATTGAAGTACCCGGACGACATCAAGGCCCAGTTCGTGGGCTTCACCGAATCCATCGACCTCATGCGCAACAAGCAGCTTGACGGCGCCTGGATCATGGCCGGCATGCCCACGGCGGCCGTTACGGAAATGTGCTCCACCGCCGGCGGGAAGCTTGTGCCCATCAACGACGAGATCATCAAGAAGCTCCAGGCCGAGTATCCCTGGTACTCCAAATTCACCATCCCGGCCGGAACGTACGACAACCAGAAGGAAGACGTGCAGACGACCGCCGTCAAGATGCTGCTCCTCACGGACGCCTCCATGCCCGACGACCTGGTTTACTCCCTGGCGAAGTCCTTCTGGGAAAACCTGCCGGAGCTGACCAAGGCCCACGCCGTCATGAAGACCGTGACCCCGGACATGGCGGTCAAGGACCTGGCGGGTATTCCTCTGCATCCCGGCGCGGAAAAGTATTATAAAGAAGCGGGCCTTTTGAAGTAACGCCCGGACCGTTGTGAAAATGACGCGGCCCGCCGGTTTTTACGGCGGGCCGCTTTGCGTTCCATGCGGCCCAACGGTTTGCCGTATCTGGCAAAAATAGCAAAAAACAGGTACAAGAATAAAAATTTTCCGCACGCCGCAATGGGAGCTCCTCATGTACGATATTGACAAGCAAGCCTTTATCGCTATTTCCGGCAACGCCCCGGTCTGCCTGATTCCCAAAATGGCCAACCGCCACGGCCTTATCACCGGCGCGACCGGCACGGGCAAAACCGTGACGCTGCAAACCATGGCGGAGACGTTCAGCCAGATGGGCGTGCCGGTCTTCGCGGCCGACGTCAAGGGCGACCTTTCCGGGGTTGCCGCGAAAGGCGGGAACAAACAGAGCGTGGTGGACCGCGTGGCCCAATACGGGCTGGAATCCAAAGGCTTCGCGTTCCAATCCTTCCCCGTGCAGTTCTGGGACGTGTTCGGCGAATCCGGCGCTCCCGTGCGGGCGACCGTCTCGGACATGGGCCCGCTGCTCCTCAGCCGCCTTCTGACCCTGAACGACACCCAGTCCTCCGTGCTGACCCTGCTCTTCAAGATCGCCCAGGACGAGAACCTCGCCCTCATCGACCTCAAGGACATGCAAAAAATCGTGGAGTACGTGGCCGACAGCGCGGACAAGTACACCACCACCTACGGCAATATCGCGACCGCAAGCCTGGGGGCCATCCAGCGCGGCATCGTGGCGCTGGGCCACGACGGGGCGGACCGGTTTTTCGGCGAGCCGGCGCTCAATATCGACGACCTCATCCAGACGGACGGCGAGAAGGGCGTCATCAACATCCTGGCGGCGGACAAGCTCATGCAGTCCCCCAAGGTCTACACGACCTTCCTGCTCTGGCTCATGAACAAGCTGTTCGACGTGCTGCCGGAAGTGGGCGACAGGGACAAACCCAAGCTGGTCTTCTTTTTTGACGAGGCCCACCTCGTCTTTAACGACGCGCCCAAAGCCCTGGTGGAAAAGATCGAGCAGGTCGTGCGGCTCATCCGCTCCAAGGGCGTGGGCATTTACTTCATCTCCCAGACCCCGTCGGACATGCCCGATTCCGTTTTGAGCCAGCTCGGCAACCGGGTGCAGCACGCGCTCCGCGCCTATACTCCCAAGGACCAGAAGGCCCTCAAGGCCGCGGCCCAGTCCTTCCGGGCCAACCCGGCCTTTGATACGGAAAAGGCCATCAGCGAACTGGGCACCGGCGAGGCCCTGCTTTCCTTCCTCGACGCAAAAGGCGCGCCTATCCCGGTGGAGCGCGGGTTCATCCTGCCGCCCCAGGGGCAGATAGGCCCGCTGGACGGTGCCGCGCGCGAGCAGATGGTGAAAGGATCCCTCCTCTACCGCCACTATGCCGAAGCCAAGGACCGCGAGTCCGCCTTTGAGATCATTTCAAAGCAGCAAGAGGACGCGCGGAACGCCAAGGAAGACGCCGCGCGGCAAAAAGAGGACGAAATCCGGCGCAAGGAAGAGGAAAAAGAGGCGGCCAAGCGCCAGAAAGAAGAGGAAAAGATCCGCAAGGAAGAAGAGAAAATCCGTTCCGCCCAGGAAAAGGAAGTCCGGCGCGAGTCCGAGCAGCAGAAAAAATTCTGGATCAATACCGCCAAGTCGGTTTTCGTGCCCCTGGTCCGGCAGGCGTTGGGGTCGCTGTTCAAAAGAAGATAACATGAAGGGGGAAGCGGTATGCTACGCTTCCCCCCTTCATTGTCCGGCCTTTACTCCTCCGGCTCGGCCAGGCCGACGAGGTCGTACACCCGCGACTCCACAATATCGGCCCTGACCATTCTCCCGGCGGCCACGCCCGGCCCGCTGATGTAGGTCAGCCCGTCGATTTCCGGCGCCTGGAACCAGGCCCTGCCGGTGAACAACCCCGGCCATTCCGGATGCGGGGCGTCCACGAGGATATCCATGCTCTCGCCCACGAAATCTTCCAAAAGCTCCTCGCTGGTCCCGGCCTGCAACTCCATGAGCGCGGCGCGGCGCTCTTCCTTGACCGCATCGGGCACCTGATCCGGCATGGCGGCCGCCGCGGTTCCGGCTTCCGCCTGGTAGGCGAACACCCCGAGGTGTAAAAACCGCGTCCGTTCGACAAAATCGTACAGGGTTTTGAAGTGCGCGTCGGTTTCTCCCGGGAATCCCACTATAATACTTGTGCGGAGCGCGGCCTCGGGGAAGAATTCCCGTACGCGGTCGAGCGCCTTTTCCGGGTCGCGGGCAAAGGGCCTGCCCATGCGCGCGAGCACGTCCGGATGGGCGTGCTGCACCGGGACGTCGAAATACGGCACAAAGGGCCTGCCCACGTCCCGCAGGAACGTGAGAAACTCCCGGGAAAGACCCGCCGGGTACATGTACAGGATGCGCAGCCAGTCCAGGCCTTTCAGAGGCAGGAGCCGCTCCATGAGCGCCATGAGGCCCTTTTCGCCAGGTAAATCCTTGGGCAAATCCTTGCCCCAGGCCGTGGTATCCTGGGCCACCAGGATCAGTTCGCGCGCGCCGAGGCCGAGAAGCTCCGCGGCTTCCCGGACGAGCACGTCCTGCGGCGTGCTGTGAAACTTCCCGCGGATGAAGGGAATGGTGCAAAAGGAGCAGGTGTGGTCGCAGCCGTCGCTGATCTTGAGCCAGGCGTACGAGGGACCGGTGGACAGAAACCGCGTTCCGGCGCATTGTCCGGAAACGTCGATACCGTGCGCGGCCATGGCGGCGCGCAGCGTTTCCGGCCAGGAGTCAAGTGCCCGGTTGTCGAGCCAGAGATCGACCTCCGGCAGCTCCGGCGCGAGCTCGGCCGCGCCGTACCGCCCCACGAGGCAGCCGGCAACGGCCAGCAGCGGCTTGGGCCGCAGGTCGCCGGCATCCACAATGGATTCCGCTATCACGGACACGGATTCGCGGATGGCGGGATCAATGAAGGCGCAGGTGTTGATGATGACGCAATCGGCGGCATCCATGGATTCCACTACTGTCATGTTCGGAATTGACGCAAGAAGGCGTTCGGTGTCCACTCTGTTTTTCGGGCAGCCGAGGCTGACGGAATAGATATTTGCCATGAAAGACTCTGATGGTATAACAACCGGTAATGCTGGGCTGTGCCGCAGCGCTCCAAAAAAACGTAGTTTATGACGGGAGGTTTTCCCATGCAACTGCAAATTACGCCCGGCGGGCCGGACAATGTTCTTTTCAACAACCTCATCGATCAGTTTGAAGAGGATATCGTTCTTGTCGATACGGCGGGGAACATTCTGAATCTGAACAAAAGCCTGCTGGACCTTTGGGGCGGCAAACGCGAGGACTATATCGGCAAGAACTGCGAGACCCTGCAGCAAACGGGTCCCGTCTGCCTGAACACCCAGTTCTTTTTCGACCGGGTCATGGAAGAAGGGCGCCGGATCACGGAGACGTACACGGACGTCACCGAGGACGGCCGGATGAATTATTACCACGTCAACGTTTTTCCCCTGCGGGATGAAAACGGGGAAATCTGCCGGTTGGTTCTCACCCGCCGGAACACCACCGCGGAAATGCAGATTGAGCAACGGTTGTACCAGTCGCAAAAAATGGCGGCCATCGGGGAACTGTCCACGTACATCGCCCATGAGATCCGCAACCCGCTCTTCGCCATCGGCGGGTTCGCCAACGCACTGTTGCGCATCCAGTCGCTGGATGAATCCGCCCGGGAAAAGGCGCGTATCATCCTGGAGGAATCCCAGCGGCTCGACGATATCCTGAAAAGCATCATCAACTTCGCCCGCCCTACGGAGCAGGCCCTCGGCGCCGTGGACGTCAACGAGCTCGCGGCCCAGACCGTGGAACTCATGGGGTTCGGCACGGAAAAGAACATCACCATCAAGCTGCAGATCGCCGAGCATATTCCCCACGTTCACGGCAACGCGGAAATGCTCAAACAGTGCCTGATAAATCTTATCAAAAACGCCCAGGAAGCCATGGAGGAAGGCGTCATCGACGTGCGCACGCGCTACGTCGACGGCATCGTGTACCTGGAAGTGGGCGACAACGGGCCCGGCATCCCGCAGGAGTTGCAGGAGAAGATCTTCAGCCCGTTTTTCAGCACCAAGGACAAAGGCTCGGGGCTCGGCCTGGCCATGACGAGAAAAATCATCAATGAAATCGGCGGCAAACTTCTGCTGCACAGCCAGGTCGGGCACGGAACGCTTGTGACCATGGCTCTGCGCCCGGTACTGGCCGTGGAAGACGAAGAAACGCTCATACCCGGAGAAAAAAAGTGACCCCAACAGTCGTTCTGGCCAGCCGGAACAAGGGAAAAATCAAGGAACTGGCAGTGCTGCTCCAGCCTTTCGGCGTAACGGTCGAGGGGTTGGATGCGTTCCCCGCTGTCGGCGAGATAGAGGAAACCGGCGCGACCTTCGCGGAAAACTCCCTGCTGAAAGCCGCGACAGTCAGTAAACTCACGGGCCACATCGCCGTCGCGGATGACTCCGGCCTGGTGGTGGACGCGCTCGGCGGCGAACCCGGCGTCTATTCCGCCCGGTACAGCGAAGAACCGGGCCGCCCCGCCACGGACGAACGCAACACCGAAAAAGTGCTGGAAAAAACCAGGGACGTGCCGGACGGGAGCCGGACCGTGCGGTTCGTCAGCGTCATGGCGGCCGCCGCCCCGGACGGACGGCACATCCTGGCCGAAGGGCGCTGGGAAGGCATTCTGGCCCGCAAACCTTCCGGGACGAACGGTTTCGGCTACGACCCGGTGTTTTTTGACCCGGAAACGGGCCAAACCGCCGCCCAAATGGAACCGGCCCAGAAAAACGCCCGCAGCCACAGGGCCAAAGCCTGCCAAAAGCTGCTCGAACTGTGGCCTGCCTTCTGGAAAAAAACCGGCGGGCAAACGGCATAACGACGCCCGGCCCGACCGGGAACACCGCCATGCACCCCGCGCGGGAGAGGATCACCCCTCCCCCGCGCGGCGCCTTTCGCTTAATTCTTGCGCGCGAGAACGATAATGCCGCAGGCCGGAATGGCCACGTTCATGGTCCCTTCATTGCTGTCCACATGCTCGTTGTTGCCGCCGCCGGGCCCGCCGTAAATGGGGGCCTCGCTGTTGAGCACCTCGACCCAGGTTTTCCCTTTCAGATTCCTGTGCGAGAACACATACCCGCCGTCATAGGGGGTATTGCTCAAACTGGCCACGATGACGAACTCCTGGGCCCCGAGCCAGCGGTGCCAGACCAGAACACGGCTCTGGTTGTGCGCCTTCAGAACGGCGATGTTGGCGGAATGCAGGGCCGGATTTTCCCGCCGCAGCCGGATGATGTCCTGGTAAAAACGGAACATGGGGCCGCCGGAACTTTCCCGCAGGGCTTTGAAATCCTCGCGGTGCTCCAGAAAGTCGCCGTGCCGGTAGGGCTCGCGGGCGCACACCTCCTCACCCATGAAAAACATGGGCGTGCCGGCGGAAAACAGCGTCATCCCGGCCACCACGCGGCACCGCGCCTCGCCCCAGGCCCGGGTGTTGTCGAACAGCATGCCGTTGACCGCCACCTCGATATTCCGGGCCGAACGTTCCGAATTGCCCGACTCGTCGTGGGATTCGTGGTACACAACATGGCCGGGACTGCCCAGCAGCATGCCCGCCATGACGTTCATCCGCAGCGGGCTTGCCGTGCCGTACCCTGCGTTGCGCAAAAGATGCGCCTTGGCGCTGTCCTGGTCCGCGTCGCCGATGAGCTGGTGGTACCACTCGGACCACCAGGAGGCGGTAAACCCCACCCCGCCGAGCATCTGCTCCCGCGCCAGCATATTCCAGCCGCTGTGGTCCTCCGCCAGCAGAAACACGCCCGGCTTGAACAAACGGAGCGTGCGCGCCCACTCGCGCATGAAGCGGATGCCGCTTTCGTTGGCTTCCGGCACGGGGCTGCCGTCCTTATGCAACACGTTGAAGCTGTGCAGCGCCTGGGTCAGGTCCATGCGGAACCCGTCCACATGGTAGTCCAGCAGCATGGCGGCGGCGCTGCCGATCAGCATGGCGCGCACCATTTCCTCGCCCACGTTGGGCAGATAGCCGGTGGAATAGTTGTCGCAATAGCCGCCTTCCGGGAAATCCTCCGGATAGTCTTCCTGTTTACCCTTGTAATAGTAGTACATGTTGTGATCGTGGCGGGTGGTGTCATACATCCAGTGGACGCGTTCGCTGTCCGGGGAATAGTGGTTGTACACCACGTCCACAATCACGGCGATGCCCCGGCGGTGGCATTCGCGCACGAAACGCTTGAACAGGTCCTGCCCTTCCCTGTCGTATTTGATGGCATGAAAGTGCGTGCTGCCGTAGCCCCAGCCCGCCGTATCCTCAAACTCGCTCATGGGGAGCAGTTCCACGGCGTTGACGCCGAGGTCCGTCAGGTAATCGAGCATGCCCATGGCGTGGCGCAGGGTTCCCGGCCCTGCCTGCCCTTCTTGTGGCCCGGTCCACAGCCCCGCGATATGCATTTCGTAGATGATGAGGTCTTCCAGTTGCGAGGGCACGGGAGCCAGCGGCGAAAATTCATGCGCCCAGAACGTTTCAGCATCAACCCATGCGTCTGCCTCGTCCGCTCCGCCGCCCTGGTTGACCGAATCGGGATTCTTGACCACCGAGCAGCTCTTGGTGCTCTCCAGGTCATCGAGTTTCCCGTTCCACCCGCCCTCTTCCGGGTTGACGGTTCCCTTCCCGGCCTGGCAGCGCGAGTAAAGATCCGTGCGAAACGCGACGGAGCCGTCCTCCCGGGTTATTCTGAACATGTACCGCGCGTGCTCCAGCCGGGTGTAATCGGTCAGGGCCGGATCGTCCGGGCTCGTCGCCCAGATGCCGGAAGCGTCGCGGGTCATGGCGAAGCTCTCGCCCGCGCCTTTGCCGTTGTTCCAGATATAGCCGTCGCCGTTGCCCGACTCGATGACGGTTTCCACCTTTTGCGCGTGCGGGGCCCAGACGGAGAACCGGATACCCGGCGCCTCCCCTTCCTTCCGGTAATATTTGTTGGCCCCCAGGTACCGCCCGCCGGCCAGGCAGTAAGATTGCGCGCCGCCTTTGGCGTCCAGCGTGAAGGCGCGGTGCAGCTCGGACGAGGCGAACGGCCCGTATTCCGCCGCGATGCCCCAGAGATCGACCCGGCCGGGCGCGTTGACGATGACCCCCCAGAAAAATTCCTTGCCCGCCTCTTCGTTGGCGAAGGACACCGTCGCCCTGTACGCGAGGCAGCCGTGATTGTCCCGGAACGCGTCCATGGGCAGGATGCGCCACTCGCCGCTTTGGCGGCCTTCGGCGGACCAGTTGCCCGTCAGCCTGACTGTATTGAAAAGTTCCCGCACCGTTCCGGTGTGGTAGGTGAATGTCACTTCCGGCATGCCGTTCCTCCTGATTATTATTTTCGCCTACGGTAACACAGCCGGGACGCCGTTTCCATTAGTATCGCCATTCGTATCGAAAACCCCGCGCTTCTTTCGATAACGGCGGCCGGGCGCTCCGGCCGCCGTTATCGGTATAAACACGGTGTTACTTTTTCACGACAAGCCTGTTGTCGACAGCCTTGACGCCCTTCACTTCCCTGGCCACTTTTTCGGCCAGCCCGATCTGGGCCTTGTCGTCCACATCACCCATCAGGGTGACCGTGCCGTCAACCGTGACGACCTTGATGTCAAGGGAATCAAGCCCTTTCTGGCCGACGAACTTGCCCTTGACCTTGGTCGTGACCGCGGCGTCATCCATGTATTCGCCGGCGCTCTGCTGGTCCTCCTGCTTCTGAAGGCGATTCATGGTGGCCTCGTCCTTTTCCTCCTGGGTCGTGCTTCCGTCCTGTACGTTTTTCATTTTTTTCTCCGTTGCATCGCGGACTTCCCGAGCTTTCTGCTTGGCGTCGTCGCGGATTTCCTGCGTCTTTTCCCTGGCGTCGTCGCGGATCTCGCGCGCCTCTTTGCGCGCCTTGTCCGCGGTATCCGCCGGCTCGTCGGCCGCGCTCACGCAAAGGGGCAGGGCCAACATGAAGGCAGCGGCGAAAACCCCTGCTCTCATCATCCGTCTGGTCATGGTAAACCTCCTTGAATTTAAGGCGCGTGACCAACGCGCCTGTTGTTGGAGGCTATGTAAGCACCGCGCCGTGAGCCGTGGAGTATTTAGCCGCTTATCATCATGATTCTATCTATAAACGATTGACCGATTGTATTTGCCGCGCAACGGCAAACGCACAATAGAACCCGGCCGCCCCCGCCGGACGCAACGCACCGGGCGAAACGCAAAAACGCCCGCGGCGAGCCGCGGGCGGAAAAGGTCCGGAGAAAAAGGCGGGAAGCGTTACGCGGAACCGCCGGAGAGCGGCTTGCCGCCGGGCCTGGCGAACCAGCGCTCCAGCGTCGCGTAGAGCGTATCGACCTCAATGGGTTTGCTCAGGTGGTCGTTCATGCCCGCGGCAAGGCAGCGCTCGCGTTCGCTGACCATGGCGTGGGCCGTCATGGCGATGATGGGCAGACCGGCGTTATGGGGATATTCCCTGGCGCGCCGCGTGGCTTCGTGCCCGTCCATGACGGGCATTTGCACGTCCATCAGCACGAGGTCGAACCCGTGATGGGGTTTGGAGAGGATGTCAACCGCGATTCTGCCGTTGTCGGCCTTGATGACGATGATGCCGACCCCGAGCAGGAGCTCCGAGGCCACATCCTGGTTGATGGGGTTGTCTTCCACCAGCAGCACGCGTTTGCCGGCAAGGACCTCGAGATCGGGTTTATGGGCGGGCGGCGCTTCCCCCGTGCCCTCGCCGTCCCAAAGCCCGAAGCGCGCCGAGAAGGAAAAGGTGGTCCCTCTGCCGGGCGTGCTCTCAAGGGCGATTTCTCCGCCCATGAGCTCGACCAGGAGCTTGGCGATAACGAGGCCGAGCCCCGTGCCCCCGTATTTGCGTGTGGTGGAGGTATCCGCCTGGGAGAAAGCTTTGAAAAGTTTTCTGCTTTCCTCTTCCGTCATGCCGATGCCCGTATCCTTAACCTGGAATTGCAGGAGCAGGCTGGACGCCGTTTTTGACAGGAGGAAAACGTTCAGGGTCACGCTGCCTTTTTCCGTGAACTTGAGGGCGTTGCTCGCCAGGTTGGAGATGACCTGTTCCAGACGGAGCGGGTCGCCCACAAGGTTGCGGGGCACTTCCGGATCGCAGTACACCTCGAAGTGGATATTTTTATCCTTGAAGGGCTGCTGGAAAATGGACCGGATACGCTCAAGGACGTTGGAAAGGTCGAAGAGAACGGATTCCACCGTCATCTTGCCCGCCTCGATCTTGGAAAAATCCAGCACGCTGTTGATGACGCCCAGGAGGAGCTTCCCGGCGGTCTGTATCTTCTCGGCATAGCCGCGCTGTTTGTCCTCCAGCTCCTGCTGGAGCAAAAGATGCGCCATGCCGATGATCGCGTTCATGGGCGTGCGTATTTCATGGCTCATGTTGGCCAGAAATTCCGTTTTGGCGCTGTTCGCCCGTTCCGCCTCGACGCGGAGGCGCTCGGATTCCTTCAGCGAGGCAGCGAGGTTTTCGGAAAGTTCCACGGTTTTCTTGCGGTGGGCTTCCAGTTCCGTTTCATCCCGGAAAAAGACCAGGTTCTGCCCGCTGCCGAGCGCGCAAAAATCGTAAATAAATATCAGAAGGCGGCCGCTTTTCGCGCGGCCGGTGCATTCGCCGCTGGGCCGCGCTGCCGCGAGTTCGGAAAAAAGCCCGTTCAGCGGCAGGATCAGCTCGTCAAGACTCCGCCCCAGAAGCTCGTCTTCCCGATACTCAAAAAGCGTGACCGCCGCCGGGTTGACGTCAATAATGCCCCAGTCCGGGCCGGTCAGCATGACGGCATAGGGCGCGGCGTCCACAAAGACCTTTTTGAGCTCCGATTCCTTGCGTTTGGCCCGCTCCTGCTCTTCCCGCAAGGCCGCGCGGCTGCTGCGCACCGCCATGAGGATCATGAACAGGGCCGCCACGGAGCAGACAAGAAGAAGCCAGTCGCGCGCCCCGCCGAGCTCCGCATGCAGCTCGCTGGAGTTTCTGCGGAAGAGCACCCACCAGGAAGTGGCCATATCGTGAGGGGTCCAGACCGGAGATGCGGCGTAATCATAGGTGCCGGAATCGAGCGAAAGCGTGAAGCTCACGCTTTTGTGCGGGTCCAGGTTCGCGCGGATGGCCTCGCCTTCGGCTCGTGCTTTTTCCGTCAGTATCTTGGCGTGCTCCGGGGTTCCCATGAACAGGCCCCGGTTGTCGATGATCTCGACGCGGCCGGTCCGCCCCATCTGGAAGTTCGTGATGAACTGGCGGTTGAAATGGTCGAGCTTGACGCCGAACCCGAGGGCGGCCAGGAGCTGCCCCTGCCCGTTCCGCACGGGGACCGCCACCATGTAAATGGGCGGCAGCCCCGGGATGGCGTTGGGCTTGGCTTCGCTGATAAAGGCGTAGGAGCCCTCGGCAATGGCCTTGATGTAGCTGAAGGAAAACCCGCCCACCCCGACGCTCTTGTCGCTGATGGAATCCACCAGGGAATAGCCGTTCAGGATGTGGCGCCTGCTCCCGCCGACGGTCAGGGTGATGGCGTCTTCCCCCTCCTGCAGGTAATACATGACGTTAATCAGCGTGAAGTAGGGGAGAACCTTGTGGCTGCGCTCAAGGTAGGCTTTCGCGGCGGCGCGTTTCTCGCCGTCAAGGGGCGACTCGCAGTACTCGATGATTTCGGGCGCGCTGGCGAGCACGTCCGCCAGCTGAACCTGGTCGTTCAGCCACAGCGCCATGGCCGCGGCGACCTGGGTACTGATGTATGAATTGCCTTCCGCGGCCATGGCGCGCCGCTGCCCGTACATTTGGCTATATGCCAGAATGCCGATCGCCGCGACCGATGCCACAATGGCCGCCACGGTAAACACGAGAAAGAATTTCCCGCCGGAACTGAAAAGGCCTTTTTTCATAGATTCTCGATAATACAGAAAATGCGAATAACAATCCACTCTCTGATACAAACAAAATGCCGACCGCCGGCGATTGCCGGAGGCGGCCTTTAACCCCTTGCCGTTTGACCCTGAAAAAAGTACATTACACCGCTTCACATTTTCGCTAGAGCAATTTCTCTTTGAAATTGCTCGGCAGACGCGTAGCGGCTGCCCGCGAAGCGTGTCGTTTATGCTTGTACTCTCACATTATTATTGCGGATACTGGCGTAGTTTTCAAAACTGTTCCAATGCAATTTTAATGGTAATCTGCTCTAGGAAGGACTGTCACAGCCATGAAGTATGATCCGCAGGCCCTTGAGGCCAAATGGCAGAAAACATGG of uncultured delta proteobacterium contains these proteins:
- a CDS encoding Sensory box protein (fragment) codes for the protein MQLQITPGGPDNVLFNNLIDQFEEDIVLVDTAGNILNLNKSLLDLWGGKREDYIGKNCETLQQTGPVCLNTQFFFDRVMEEGRRITETYTDVTEDGRMNYYHVNVFPLRDENGEICRLVLTRRNTTAEMQIEQRLYQSQKMAAIGELSTYIAHEIRNPLFAIGGFANALLRIQSLDESAREKARIILEESQRLDDILKSIINFARPTEQALGAVDVNELAAQTVELMGFGTEKNITIKLQIAEHIPHVHGNAEMLKQCLINLIKNAQEAMEEGVIDVRTRYVDGIVYLEVGDNGPGIPQELQEKIFSPFFSTKDKGSGLGLAMTRKIINEIGGKLLLHSQVGHGTLVTMALRPVLAVEDEETLIPGEKK
- a CDS encoding Non-canonical purine NTP pyrophosphatase yields the protein MTPTVVLASRNKGKIKELAVLLQPFGVTVEGLDAFPAVGEIEETGATFAENSLLKAATVSKLTGHIAVADDSGLVVDALGGEPGVYSARYSEEPGRPATDERNTEKVLEKTRDVPDGSRTVRFVSVMAAAAPDGRHILAEGRWEGILARKPSGTNGFGYDPVFFDPETGQTAAQMEPAQKNARSHRAKACQKLLELWPAFWKKTGGQTA
- a CDS encoding 1,4-alpha-glucan branching enzyme; the protein is MPEVTFTYHTGTVRELFNTVRLTGNWSAEGRQSGEWRILPMDAFRDNHGCLAYRATVSFANEEAGKEFFWGVIVNAPGRVDLWGIAAEYGPFASSELHRAFTLDAKGGAQSYCLAGGRYLGANKYYRKEGEAPGIRFSVWAPHAQKVETVIESGNGDGYIWNNGKGAGESFAMTRDASGIWATSPDDPALTDYTRLEHARYMFRITREDGSVAFRTDLYSRCQAGKGTVNPEEGGWNGKLDDLESTKSCSVVKNPDSVNQGGGADEADAWVDAETFWAHEFSPLAPVPSQLEDLIIYEMHIAGLWTGPQEGQAGPGTLRHAMGMLDYLTDLGVNAVELLPMSEFEDTAGWGYGSTHFHAIKYDREGQDLFKRFVRECHRRGIAVIVDVVYNHYSPDSERVHWMYDTTRHDHNMYYYYKGKQEDYPEDFPEGGYCDNYSTGYLPNVGEEMVRAMLIGSAAAMLLDYHVDGFRMDLTQALHSFNVLHKDGSPVPEANESGIRFMREWARTLRLFKPGVFLLAEDHSGWNMLAREQMLGGVGFTASWWSEWYHQLIGDADQDSAKAHLLRNAGYGTASPLRMNVMAGMLLGSPGHVVYHESHDESGNSERSARNIEVAVNGMLFDNTRAWGEARCRVVAGMTLFSAGTPMFFMGEEVCAREPYRHGDFLEHREDFKALRESSGGPMFRFYQDIIRLRRENPALHSANIAVLKAHNQSRVLVWHRWLGAQEFVIVASLSNTPYDGGYVFSHRNLKGKTWVEVLNSEAPIYGGPGGGNNEHVDSNEGTMNVAIPACGIIVLARKN
- a CDS encoding putative Osmotically inducible periplasmic protein (Evidence 3 : Function proposed based on presence of conserved amino acid motif, structural feature or limited homology), with translation MTRRMMRAGVFAAAFMLALPLCVSAADEPADTADKARKEAREIRDDAREKTQEIRDDAKQKAREVRDATEKKMKNVQDGSTTQEEKDEATMNRLQKQEDQQSAGEYMDDAAVTTKVKGKFVGQKGLDSLDIKVVTVDGTVTLMGDVDDKAQIGLAEKVAREVKGVKAVDNRLVVKK